The following coding sequences lie in one Nitratireductor mangrovi genomic window:
- a CDS encoding glycerate kinase type-2 family protein: MQEAQALYLLKRMFGAAVAAADPMRVVADRLTERASGRTVVVGAGKASARMAEAVEDAWGPCSGLVITRDGYERPLRGITLRSASHPVPDQRGHEATCEMLNILDSLGEGDLALVLISGGGSALLVQPAGNITLAEKQQVNEALLSSGAPIGEMNVVRRHLSAVKGGRLAARAYPARCHTLAISDVAGDDPVSIASGPTVGDVTTAADALRILARWKIDPPDNVLRHLRSDPSSLNPGSPELSRTSFEIIAAPSQSLEAASELARAEGARIVNLGDAIEGEAREVAKWHAAKMRAIANEAADSGRPLVIISGGECSVTRTGKGVGGPNAEFALALAIEFDGRAGIYALSGDTDGVDGGDEIAASIITPSTLQRARDIGIDPAASLADNDAHTFFARLGDQVITGPTLTNVNDFRAIIVT, translated from the coding sequence ATGCAAGAGGCGCAGGCTTTGTATCTTTTGAAGCGCATGTTCGGTGCGGCCGTGGCTGCCGCCGACCCCATGCGCGTGGTTGCGGATAGGCTAACCGAACGCGCGAGCGGCCGCACGGTCGTCGTCGGGGCCGGCAAGGCCAGCGCTCGTATGGCCGAGGCGGTTGAAGACGCTTGGGGCCCTTGCAGCGGTCTGGTCATCACACGCGACGGCTACGAACGGCCGCTGCGCGGGATCACGCTCAGGAGCGCATCCCATCCGGTTCCTGATCAGCGTGGCCATGAAGCAACCTGCGAGATGCTGAATATCCTCGACAGCCTCGGTGAAGGCGACCTGGCACTCGTCCTGATCTCGGGCGGTGGTTCCGCGCTGCTGGTCCAACCGGCCGGCAACATCACCCTTGCAGAAAAGCAGCAGGTCAACGAGGCGTTGCTCTCCAGCGGTGCGCCGATCGGCGAAATGAACGTGGTGCGGCGCCATTTGAGCGCGGTCAAGGGCGGGCGTCTTGCGGCCCGCGCCTACCCCGCACGGTGCCACACCCTTGCCATCTCCGACGTGGCTGGCGACGACCCTGTCTCGATCGCATCCGGCCCGACGGTCGGCGACGTCACCACTGCGGCGGATGCTTTGCGAATCCTGGCCAGGTGGAAGATCGACCCTCCCGACAACGTGCTACGGCATCTTCGTAGCGATCCGTCGTCATTGAACCCGGGCAGTCCCGAACTTTCGCGCACCAGCTTCGAGATCATCGCGGCACCGTCGCAGTCGCTGGAAGCTGCGTCGGAACTGGCGCGCGCCGAAGGGGCGAGGATCGTCAATCTGGGCGATGCGATCGAAGGCGAAGCCCGTGAGGTGGCCAAATGGCATGCGGCGAAGATGCGCGCCATCGCGAATGAAGCCGCGGACAGCGGCCGTCCGCTCGTGATCATTTCCGGCGGCGAATGTTCGGTCACACGAACGGGCAAAGGCGTCGGCGGCCCGAATGCCGAGTTCGCCCTGGCGCTGGCGATCGAGTTCGATGGACGCGCGGGCATCTATGCCCTGTCCGGAGACACCGACGGAGTCGATGGCGGCGACGAGATCGCGGCATCCATCATCACGCCGTCGACCCTTCAGCGCGCCCGGGACATCGGGATCGATCCGGCAGCATCGCTGGCCGACAACGACGCCCACACATTCTTTGCCAGACTGGGTGACCAGGTCATCACCGGTCCGACACTGACCAACGTCAACGATTTCAGGGCGATCATCGTGACCTGA
- a CDS encoding aldehyde dehydrogenase: MSDQTAIDRLRTEKIAAQFLFIDGDRHPAMAGGTLDVISPIDGSLLTTIADAQVSDVDRAVKSARASFDRGIWSRAAPAYRKKVMHRIADIVEKHALELAVLGVRDNGTEISMALKAEPGSAAGTFRYYAEAIDKVYGEIAPTANNFLGLIHREPVGVVGAIVPWNFPMMIGSWKIAPALAAGNSVVLKPAETASLTLLRLAELCVEAGLPEGVFNVVTGRGAVAGEALGLHMDVDVLAFTGSGGIGRRLLEYSARSNLKRIYLELGGKSPNIIFADAPDLDQAARIAAHGIFRNSGQVCVAGSRLLVERSIHEALAEKVGAIAAAMKVGDPLDLVSEAGAINSAEQLSKNLLHVERAASEGASLKTGGKRILEETGGFYMAPTVFDAVRPEMTLAREEVFGPVLAIMPFDGEEDAIRKANATSYGLAAAVWTSNLSRAHRMIAAIKAGVVHVNTYGGADGTVPLGGVKQSGNGHDKSLHALDKYVDLKTAWIAL; encoded by the coding sequence ATGAGCGACCAAACGGCAATTGACCGGCTTCGGACCGAAAAGATCGCAGCGCAGTTCCTGTTCATTGACGGCGACAGGCATCCGGCGATGGCCGGCGGCACGCTTGACGTGATCTCGCCGATCGATGGCAGCCTGCTCACGACCATCGCCGACGCGCAAGTCTCGGACGTCGACCGGGCCGTGAAATCCGCCCGTGCGTCTTTCGATCGAGGTATCTGGTCGCGCGCCGCACCAGCCTACCGCAAGAAGGTGATGCACCGGATAGCCGACATCGTCGAGAAGCACGCGCTGGAACTGGCCGTACTTGGCGTACGCGACAACGGCACGGAGATCTCGATGGCGCTGAAGGCGGAACCCGGAAGTGCGGCCGGCACGTTCCGCTACTACGCCGAGGCAATCGACAAGGTCTATGGCGAAATCGCGCCGACCGCGAACAATTTCCTCGGCCTGATCCACCGCGAACCGGTCGGCGTCGTCGGCGCAATCGTGCCGTGGAACTTCCCGATGATGATCGGGTCCTGGAAAATCGCCCCGGCGCTTGCGGCAGGCAACTCGGTGGTTCTGAAACCAGCCGAGACGGCTTCACTCACGCTGCTGCGACTGGCCGAACTCTGCGTCGAGGCCGGCTTGCCGGAGGGCGTCTTCAATGTCGTGACAGGTCGCGGCGCGGTCGCCGGAGAGGCGCTGGGGCTTCACATGGATGTAGACGTGCTCGCCTTCACCGGCTCGGGCGGCATCGGGCGGCGCCTGCTCGAATATTCCGCCCGCTCTAACCTCAAGCGCATCTACCTCGAGCTCGGCGGCAAGTCGCCCAATATCATCTTCGCCGACGCACCCGATCTGGACCAGGCCGCCAGGATCGCAGCGCATGGCATCTTCCGTAATTCCGGCCAGGTCTGCGTCGCCGGCTCGCGGCTTCTCGTTGAACGCTCGATCCACGAAGCCCTTGCGGAAAAGGTCGGCGCCATCGCAGCGGCCATGAAGGTCGGCGACCCTCTCGATCTCGTGAGCGAGGCGGGGGCGATCAACAGCGCCGAGCAGTTGTCGAAGAATCTCTTGCATGTGGAAAGGGCCGCCTCGGAGGGCGCCAGCCTGAAGACCGGCGGGAAACGCATCCTGGAAGAAACGGGCGGCTTCTACATGGCGCCCACGGTTTTCGACGCGGTGCGGCCAGAGATGACGCTGGCGCGCGAGGAGGTGTTCGGCCCGGTCCTGGCGATAATGCCGTTCGACGGTGAGGAGGACGCCATCCGCAAGGCCAACGCGACCTCGTATGGCCTCGCTGCCGCGGTTTGGACCAGCAATCTGTCGCGTGCGCATCGCATGATCGCGGCCATCAAGGCAGGCGTGGTGCACGTCAACACCTATGGCGGTGCAGACGGCACCGTGCCGCTCGGAGGCGTCAAACAATCCGGAAACGGCCACGACAAATCGTTGCACGCGCTCGACAAATACGTCGACCTCAAGACTGCGTGGATCGCCCTTTGA
- a CDS encoding tripartite tricarboxylate transporter permease: MDVLFASVDILLRLDVIAALLIGSVGGVIIGAIPGVGPAIAIAILLPVTFALEPIVGLTLLLGIYGSAMFGGAIPAVLINTPGTPVNALTTYDGYPLTRKGEGARALSLAYGASFCGGVFSVVCLMVLAPFLAKVAPLFGSREIFLACLLGMILVVIAHRGQNLAAGALLSFGIFLQTVGLEPVRYSSRFTFGQSWLASGIDLIVVVLGLFAISQALLLLSGRDSGNTAPQVSGGLFRGLREVFRFPRVVLPAASFGTIMGIIPGVGEFTAQFLSYTLAQKTSPAPERFGNGAPEGVIASEAANNAVPAAAMIPLLALGIPGEALTAMMLSVFYVHNVVPGPGLFRDSMDFVLALYLCLLVLNILALGFLMFATKPLLKVIAIPNRFLGMAILTLSFVGVYSLRNSATDCAVAAVFGLLGLVLKRLKLPVVPIILGMVLGRIMEERFRTSLPRIQSPLDWIDRPIAGTIFTMIVLVLVVHIWSLWRARKQGIDTSRGLHERPNGN, from the coding sequence ATGGATGTCCTTTTCGCCAGCGTCGATATCCTGCTGCGGCTCGACGTGATTGCGGCTTTGCTGATCGGATCGGTCGGCGGCGTGATCATTGGCGCCATTCCGGGCGTCGGGCCGGCGATCGCCATCGCCATCCTGCTTCCCGTCACCTTCGCGCTCGAGCCGATTGTCGGACTGACGCTGCTGCTCGGCATCTACGGCTCGGCCATGTTCGGCGGCGCGATCCCCGCAGTACTGATCAACACGCCAGGCACACCGGTCAACGCGCTGACCACTTATGACGGCTACCCGCTGACGCGCAAAGGTGAAGGTGCGCGGGCGTTGTCGCTGGCCTATGGCGCCTCCTTCTGCGGAGGCGTCTTCTCCGTCGTTTGCCTGATGGTGCTGGCGCCGTTTCTCGCCAAGGTCGCGCCACTGTTCGGCTCGCGCGAGATTTTTCTCGCTTGCCTGCTGGGCATGATCCTTGTCGTGATCGCGCATCGCGGGCAAAATCTTGCTGCCGGCGCGCTCCTTTCCTTCGGCATCTTTCTTCAGACCGTAGGCTTAGAGCCCGTTCGCTATTCATCGCGTTTCACGTTCGGCCAGAGCTGGCTTGCCTCCGGTATCGACCTGATCGTTGTGGTTCTTGGCCTCTTCGCCATCTCGCAGGCGTTGCTACTGTTGTCGGGACGCGATTCCGGCAATACTGCGCCGCAGGTCAGCGGTGGCCTGTTCCGTGGCCTGCGCGAAGTCTTCCGCTTTCCGCGCGTGGTTCTGCCTGCCGCGAGCTTCGGAACCATCATGGGCATCATTCCGGGCGTCGGCGAGTTCACCGCCCAGTTCCTCTCTTACACGTTGGCGCAAAAGACCTCGCCGGCCCCCGAGCGCTTCGGCAACGGGGCGCCGGAGGGCGTGATCGCGTCCGAGGCCGCCAACAACGCGGTGCCGGCAGCGGCCATGATCCCGCTTCTCGCGCTCGGCATACCTGGCGAGGCTCTGACGGCAATGATGCTGTCGGTCTTCTACGTCCACAATGTCGTCCCCGGGCCGGGGCTTTTCCGCGATTCGATGGATTTCGTCCTCGCGCTTTATCTGTGTCTGCTGGTCCTCAACATCCTCGCACTCGGCTTCCTCATGTTCGCGACGAAGCCGCTTCTCAAGGTGATCGCCATCCCCAACCGCTTTCTCGGAATGGCCATTCTCACGCTCTCCTTCGTCGGCGTCTATTCGCTGCGCAACTCGGCGACAGACTGCGCGGTGGCGGCCGTTTTCGGACTGCTGGGCCTGGTGCTGAAGCGTCTGAAGCTGCCTGTCGTACCGATCATCCTCGGCATGGTGCTCGGCCGTATCATGGAAGAACGCTTCCGCACCTCCCTGCCCCGCATCCAGTCGCCGCTCGACTGGATCGACCGTCCCATCGCCGGCACGATCTTCACCATGATCGTGCTCGTTCTCGTGGTTCACATCTGGTCGCTGTGGCGGGCGCGCAAGCAAGGTATCGACACCAGCAGAGGCCTCCATGAGCGACCAAACGGCAATTGA
- a CDS encoding tripartite tricarboxylate transporter TctB family protein → MTDDRDENGVADTDAPPHHGAQLVFAVASFGFALFLAANIPWQTEWAKRLDVVRQPAFWPTVAITAMAGFGALELWFCLRRNRERSADGTLGEVRRWLGAAEYVGWFMVYVWLVPQTGYFPTTLVFTGALTLRLGYRSPATLAAALLTGATTVVVFKSFLGVRIPGGAIYEFLPPALRNFMILYL, encoded by the coding sequence ATGACCGACGATCGTGACGAGAATGGTGTTGCCGATACCGACGCGCCGCCCCATCACGGCGCCCAGCTTGTCTTCGCTGTTGCATCTTTCGGCTTCGCTCTGTTCCTGGCCGCCAACATCCCATGGCAGACGGAATGGGCGAAGCGCCTGGATGTCGTCCGGCAACCTGCCTTCTGGCCGACGGTCGCGATAACCGCCATGGCCGGGTTCGGCGCGCTCGAACTATGGTTCTGCCTGCGCCGCAACCGGGAGCGCAGCGCCGATGGCACGCTGGGCGAGGTACGCCGGTGGCTCGGCGCGGCCGAATATGTCGGCTGGTTCATGGTCTATGTCTGGCTGGTGCCGCAGACGGGCTACTTCCCGACAACGCTTGTCTTCACGGGAGCTCTGACACTGAGGCTGGGGTACCGGTCGCCGGCAACACTTGCCGCCGCCCTGCTGACAGGAGCGACGACAGTTGTCGTCTTCAAGTCCTTCCTGGGCGTGCGGATCCCAGGCGGCGCAATTTACGAGTTCCTGCCGCCTGCGCTGCGCAATTTCATGATCCTTTACCTCTGA